The following DNA comes from Thermodesulfobacteriota bacterium.
AACCTCGTACTTCGCCGACCGGTGGATTCTCCTGTGCAAATTACCGATATTTTGAATTATTCACCCCTTGAAAACGATTCCGATTACTATCTTGATATGGCAGATCAAAACCGCTTTGAAATCAAAATTGCTGACCTAAATGTCGAAATTGCAGACCGGGAAGTCAAAATTGCCAAAAAGGATCTATACCCTTCCATAAGTCTGGAAGGTTCTTATTATAAAATCGGTACGGACTGGGATGTGGACGGTGGCGATGGGATAGGCGATCCGGACGGCTGGAGTATTTCAGCCATTGCCACCTGGAACTTCTGGGAATGGGGCAGGACCTGCTATGGCGTCAAGGAAAAATTGAGTCGTCTTTCACAGGCCAAATATGATAAATCGGAACTTTACGATAATGTTCGCCTTGAAGTGAAACAGTCCTATCTGAAGGCCAAAGAAAGTGAAATGAACATCGTCACTGTGGAAAAAGCCATCGAGCAGGCAAAAGAAAATTTAAGGATAAGCGAGGAGCAATACAGACACCAGGTGGCGACTTCCACCGATGTGCTGGATGCACAGACTCTCCTTTCTAGGACAATGACCAATTATTACAACGCACTGTATGATTTTAAAATATCGAAAGCCGCTTTGCACCGGGTAATCAGTCTGGAAGTAATTGAATGATTGATGGCATCGTAGCCATCGGTGATACTTTTTGCGAGTTGATTAATGCTTGACGAAAAAGAAAAAAATGCAATCATCCGCCTGTTTCATGTTTACCGGCACTACGGACCCAAGAACGCCTTGATCGATATTACCCTTGACGTTTTTAAAAATGAATTTCTTTTTATCAGCGGTCCCAGCGGCGCAGGCAAAACCACTCTTTTAAAGTTGCTCTATCTTGGAGAACCGGTGTCGGACGGCCAGATCTTGATAGACGGAATGAACCTGTCGAGAATTTCCCGCAATCGAATTCCTTATCTTAGACGAAATTTTGGCATCGTGTTCCAGGATTATAAGCTGATCAAAACCAAAACCGTATACGAAAATGTGGCAATTGTCCTTGAAGCTTCCGGGGTTAAAAAGAGGATGGTGCAAAAAAAAGTGAACCATGTGCTAAGAACAGTCGGAATGGAACAGAGACACGCTTCGTTTCCTCCAAGCCTTTCAGGCGGAGAACAACAAAGGGTGGCCATTGCCAGGGCCATCGTGGGAGATCCTAAAATAATTCTT
Coding sequences within:
- the ftsE gene encoding cell division ATP-binding protein FtsE, with product MLDEKEKNAIIRLFHVYRHYGPKNALIDITLDVFKNEFLFISGPSGAGKTTLLKLLYLGEPVSDGQILIDGMNLSRISRNRIPYLRRNFGIVFQDYKLIKTKTVYENVAIVLEASGVKKRMVQKKVNHVLRTVGMEQRHASFPPSLSGGEQQRVAIARAIVGDPKIILADEPTGSLDSESAGFIFSLLKGVHTRGATVIIATHDKELIRKTGGRVVYLNSGRLETSPYI